The genomic segment AAACTCCTCTCATACGATTCCCACGTCATGACTTGTATTCAGTTTCCACTCTAATTCCATGATCTCATGCAAATGCCCAAATACACATCTACCCTTCTAGTTTCTACTTTCTAGTCTAGTCTTCTACTGCTAATTGGGAACTTTTCCTTAAACCTCTCCTTCTCGTCCCCCAACCCTCCCCCAGCACAAAAACACCACATATatgtagatatatatatatatatatatatatatatatatataacttctTCACGCATATTCAGAAATGAAAGAAACCTCAATCATAGCATTTGTCCCCAGATACTTCTTTCTCACTCTCCTCCTTTCCATacctttccttctttttctctcttatcGTTCTTCCACCACCACCAAACACTCAGAACGATTCTCCTCAGAAACGAGCTCGGGCCTAAAAATCCGACCCGGATACAAGACGTACGAGTCCTACATCCAGCGCCAGCTCAACAAGACCCTCAATCCGAAGCTTCGAGAAATATGGAGTACCCGGGACTGGGACAGGAAAATCCAAGTCTTTACCCGTTTCTTCGGCGAGCTGAAGCAGAGGAAGTTGCTTTCTAATGATTCCAAAGCGCTGAGCATCGGGGCCCGGATGGGTCAAGAAGTGGAGGCGTTGAGACGGGTAGGAGTATCCGACTCGCTAGGGATGGACCTGGTCCCAGCTCCACCGCTAGTTGTGGAGGGTGACTTTCATAACCAGCCGTTTGAGGATGGGACTTTTGACTTTGAGTTCTCCAACGTGTTTGATCACGCGCTTTATCCGGAGAAGTTCGTGAGGGAGATCGAACGGACGCTGAAGCCCGGCGGAGTTTGTGTTTTACACGTGTCGGTAAATAAAAGGGCTGATAAGTACTCGGCTAATGATTTGTACAGCGTGGAGCCGTTGAAGAAACTGTTCAAACGCTCCGATTTGGTTCACGTTCGGACTGTTGACGGATTCGGATTGGACACAGAGGTGGCCTTCAGGAAAAAGAAGGCCATCTAAGAGTCTTGAATTTTcttaaaggatttttttttctttttcgttttattgttattattattattttttttttttggcattgcCTCCATAATTTGATacgcaaatatattttttaaaagttGTAATGGACGTCCAAACTCCAAACAAATTTTACTGGAACTTAAAACACCCATAAACAATAATGGAACCATTCATTTATTGTTTCGAGTTTGTATTTcaaatgtttaatttgtgcaTAAAGAATAAGAAGAAATGGAGTTCAATTGTAGCTTTTGTTGGATattatctttgtttttttttttttttgataataggAATAGTCTTTGTTTTAAAGACCATTCAGGAATTTTCTTTATTGAGTTTTAATGTGGAAGATAAAACTACTTCTGAGTTCAACTGGCATTACACCATGTTTCCACTAGTTTTTAAGATACGGGAGCTCATTCATTATATCTGGCATTGACTTGGCCATAAATGTAGtgaaaatgagaatgaatgccTTGTTTCACAAAATTCATGCTAAGTTCTCAGTATCGGGCGGTGGTTCATGGCGTATAAAGCAAACGGTGATTTTAATTAGTATCTACTAAACGGATGCATTTGATTTGAGAAGTGCATTAAACGAGCATTTAGCATTTAATACTGAGTGCTAATACGGTGGTACAACGAACTCTATAATGGGATTCAATATGTATTTCAGCAATTTGCCTGTCATTTTAAGCTAGTCAACTCCTTGGAGTGTTGACTTTCTTGAATTTATTATTGCCCCCTTCTATTTTGatagtcttgattttttttcttataagatttaaaaaatattagttaatttttactttgataattttgatttttttctcacatagtttaagaaaaattacTTAATTTGGttgaaaaagtaaatttagcctcatatttttctaaaatatcattacatGAATATTAAGAGTATTACCAATCATTATCCCTTTACATTAATTATAACAACAATAATGATGGTACATTACACCATTCAACACATATATTAAAGCAATTATTGGTAGAAAAAAGAGGACTATATTAAATAAGGTAAACGGAGAAAATATTTACTAAGCAAACTTACTTATTACTGTCTTAATTACATAGTAGTATCCTGAGACATATTTGCTTTTCGAACTTCCTAGCCTCGTCGAGAAGTTATATCCGCGTTTAGTTATATTACTGAGAAATTGAAATTGAGGTTCACCGCACCAGGGGCCCAAGGCTTTTACATTTGTCCTCTGTTGTTTGTATTAGGCGGTGAGGGTTGAAAGCAAAAATACGAAGAAAGACAGTTGGTCAGCTCTCAGGGAATGGTGCAATTCCAATATTTTACGCACCCCAAGACATGCTTTCGCCAATGATAAATGATTATTAGGAACCAAGTTGATTACAGCCGCCAAGGCTGGGAACAAATAATAGGTCCCAAATCGACGTCTTATATGTGGATTATTTATTACTACTATTATCTTTAGCATACCAAGTTACATTTGCTTGGTAATAACGAATAAGAACTTCACCGAGTACATGAAAATGAGGAGGAGAGAGACGAGCAGACCCACCGTACCTTCCTCTTTTTCTGGCGGATTATTTGTTAGCATTACTAGCAATTTACAAGTATGGAAGAGTAAGCTCTTCATAGATTATTTGGAGATCATGACGTTGAAAGTGGCAAGATGAAAATGTGGTTTCGGGGCTCAACCTTCTGGACTTGCGCaacaattttaaaaataagttttttttttaatgcttaAAAGTTTGGAATTGACAAAAAAGGGGGGCGGGGGAACGCTTCTATTAATTCCTGAAAGGTGGGCATAAACCATGACCTTGGCATGATTGAATACACAAAAGTAGCAAGCAAGGCAGAGCAAAGTCACTGCTTTGCTTGACTGTCTGGGACAAAATCAACCGGCTGACTTCCAGTATCTCCAGCTTGAGACTGCGAAGCTGCAATCTTAGCTTTCTTGAAGCGGCTAGAACTTCTAAGAACCATGTCCATGCTCATTTGTTGAGGGCCAGAAAACCTGTTTCATAACCAGCAAGTA from the Coffea arabica cultivar ET-39 chromosome 11e, Coffea Arabica ET-39 HiFi, whole genome shotgun sequence genome contains:
- the LOC113717917 gene encoding uncharacterized protein, whose translation is MKETSIIAFVPRYFFLTLLLSIPFLLFLSYRSSTTTKHSERFSSETSSGLKIRPGYKTYESYIQRQLNKTLNPKLREIWSTRDWDRKIQVFTRFFGELKQRKLLSNDSKALSIGARMGQEVEALRRVGVSDSLGMDLVPAPPLVVEGDFHNQPFEDGTFDFEFSNVFDHALYPEKFVREIERTLKPGGVCVLHVSVNKRADKYSANDLYSVEPLKKLFKRSDLVHVRTVDGFGLDTEVAFRKKKAI